In Thermoplasmata archaeon, a single genomic region encodes these proteins:
- a CDS encoding winged helix-turn-helix transcriptional regulator yields MDLDATDVAILRTLLEDARASLRTITKRVGVSVPTVSAHVRNLEQLGIIRGYRVVLDSERLSESGATLIVETKPRSEASVARTIASRSWARRVLTGPQGSILVDVSAPSREAVATVRKEVSAMPRVTRVREYAGLTTVKDEPTVLPREGLVANIPCFECRGPIHGEPVRARLGGRYHYFCCHSCERLYLERYRRIQAAARERP; encoded by the coding sequence TTGGACCTCGACGCGACGGACGTGGCCATTCTCCGCACCCTCCTCGAGGATGCGCGCGCCTCCCTTCGGACGATCACCAAACGGGTCGGGGTGAGCGTTCCTACGGTCAGCGCCCACGTGAGGAACCTGGAGCAGCTGGGGATTATTCGCGGATACCGCGTGGTCCTCGACTCCGAGCGGCTCTCGGAAAGCGGTGCCACCCTCATCGTGGAGACGAAGCCCCGATCCGAAGCAAGCGTGGCTCGGACGATCGCAAGTCGGTCCTGGGCGCGGCGGGTCCTCACGGGCCCGCAGGGCTCGATCCTGGTGGATGTCTCCGCCCCGTCGCGGGAGGCGGTCGCAACCGTCCGCAAGGAAGTGTCGGCCATGCCTCGAGTGACTCGCGTTCGGGAGTACGCCGGCCTCACCACCGTGAAGGACGAGCCGACGGTCCTTCCTCGCGAAGGTCTCGTGGCGAACATCCCGTGCTTCGAGTGCCGCGGACCCATTCACGGCGAGCCCGTCCGAGCACGCCTCGGCGGCCGCTACCACTACTTCTGCTGCCATTCCTGCGAACGTCTCTACCTCGAGCGCTACCGCCGGATCCAGGCGGCCGCGCGGGAACGCCCCTGA